From Nymphaea colorata isolate Beijing-Zhang1983 chromosome 6, ASM883128v2, whole genome shotgun sequence, a single genomic window includes:
- the LOC116256628 gene encoding uncharacterized mitochondrial protein AtMg00820-like, which yields MEEEIKVLEKNYTWDLVPLPDEKKLVGCKWIYKIKFKSNGEVERYKAHLVAKGFTETEGIDYNETFAPVAKMITVRTLLAVAPTKSRFQAIVFRIQGLYDIGELALWWISSTKRLLMAKIKLQRTLRPSAEPNSTWAIAIGLITT from the exons atggaagaagaaatcaaggtgCTTGAAAAGAACTatacttgggatcttgttcctCTACCAGACGAAAAGAAACTGGTAGGTTGTAAATGGATCtacaaaataaagttcaagagCAATGGAGAAGTGGAGCGATATAAGGCTCACCTCGTTGCAAAGGGCTTCACTGAGACAGAAGGAATCGATTAcaatgaaacctttgccccgGTAGCAAAAATGATCACAGTGAGAACTCTTCTTGCAGTTGCACCTACAAAAAG CCGATTTCAAGCCATCGTCTTCCGAATCCAAGGCCTTTATGATATTGGGGAGCTCGCGCTTTGGTGGATCTCGTCGACAAAGAGGCTTTTGATGGCAAAGATCAAGCTACAGAGGACCCTGAGGCCATCGGCGGAGCCCAATTCCACCTGGGCCATCGCCATCGGGCTCATCACCACCTGA